AGGTTACGTGTGTAATATGATATCCGTCCTCAAAAAGTGTGTAGCAGGGATTTGGGGTATAGGTTGGGTGGCTACTTATGTATATTGCCTTAATAAaaaggagaaattcaaaaataaccagatttacaactggtcgttcaaaaatagcctagtttcaaaagtaatcgaaatttagccacttttcgtgtaaagataaatctgagcgaaaatactgttcaaaacccgaaaatacgccagtatattatactggagttcctgGATAAGtatgctagaactccagcataatatgatggagttccaatataagtacactagaacttcagcataatatactggagttccagcaagtataattgtccagtataatatactggagactggagcatcggtgctccaaactccagtatattatactggactcaacaaagtataccggtccagcataatatgctgaagttcatacacaggtgcaccgaactccagtatattatgctggaccggaatctgttgcagcaaaatagtgactatttttcattgacttcgtaaatgctgactatttttgaatgaccagtccgaaaactggctataccgtgctatttttacttaaTAAAAGTCGATGGGCATCCAATAACTTTCTGGCCCATTATTCTAGCCTATGGCTTATAACTAGGCCCAAAAAGTCCAGCAGCACTTGCTGAAAGAGAACTAGGGTTTTGCAGCATTATAGCCTCAGCTTCCCCTTCTCCCAAACCCCTCACTCCTCGTCCAAAAGCAGCTGCAACATCTCCCTCCCAAGATGGCTGTCGGGTATCTCTCGCCCACTCCACTTTTTCTAACTCTTATTTCATATTGCTGATTTACTTCTATCTTTCTGTTTTACTTTCGATTCTGATGTTACATTCTTGTGCAGCAAGAACAAGAGGATTTCAAAGGGAAAGAAAGGAGGAAAGAAGAAGGCGTAAGTTTTTATCCCTTTGATTATTTCTGTTTTAGTTTTTGGGTGTAAATGTAGACGTACTAAATTGGGTGTGGTGAAAATGTGGGCAGGGCGGATCCGTACGCAAAGAAGGACTGGTATGACATAAAGGCACCATCAGTATTTGATATCAAGAACGTTGGCAAGACCCTGGTCACTAGGACTCAGGGTACTAAGGTCTTATTCTCTTCCTCATTTTCTACTCCTTTTTTCTCTTATGTTATTCTGTTAAGCTTATGCCTGTTGCTTTTGGTTTTGGATTATTTTGGTTATCACTTATAGTAGTTCTGGACTAGTTCATCTCTCTACCCGTTTTAGgagctttttttttaaaatttctttaGATGCATATGTGAGAATACTAGGAGAGATAACATTAAGAACGAAGATATAAAGGTGGGAGTAAGTACAATAGTTCGGGCACGTGAAGAGGAGGAGCAGATGCCCCAATGAGGAGGTACGAGGGGTTGACAATGATAGGTCTAAGTAGATGCAGAGGTAGACCAAGGAAGAATAGGGAGATGTGATTAGATAGGACATGAGGAGAGCATGGAGGTCGAGGTTTAGGGTAGAaagttagtaggtagtcgagcgaTTTATCTCTTTTTTGTGGGAAAGCATGGATCTAGTTTACAGCATTTATCTGCTCCCTTTTTgccttattgttattattattattctattattATCTTATTCTTCAATTTTATTACTATTGTTTCTTTTGCTTTGGTTATCTTTACTATTTTTGATggctatttttttcttcttcagtaCTTTCATCTTAGTTTTTTCTTTACTCTTGTATTTTTCAAACCTGATTTGAAAATGCTTTTCTTGAATTGGGGCATAtcgaaaataacctctctacttCACACAAGGTAGCGGTGAGGTATGCGTACACCCCACCCTCTCTAGACCCCATTCGTGAGATCACATTgggtatttttttttgtaattatgACGTACAAGGATGATTATATATCTAGGAATGTGATTAATTAATATAAAACAGACTTGAGTGGAGTTCTAGGCTGCAAACTGGTGTAATTTGGTTGTGAAATGTGGGCGATATCTACACCTTGACCTTCCAAATGTTGGGGACATATAAATGAAGTTGCTACACATTTAGATGTTTAGTGATTCTCTTCATAAAAGTCATAATGAACGTTTAAATAATTCTTTAGTCCCTTCCATCTATATGAGCTACATTTGTATAAAAGTAGAGGGTTgttcctaaaaaaataataaaggaaGAGGGCTGTGGTCGGTTCATTATCAGCTAAAACTAGTCAATTTATGATGAGTCCTCTGTTGAATGTGTTAGGACGCAGTATTGGAAGGAAACAGTGTCCAAATCAGTGAGTCATTAAAGGTGCCTTAAGGCTCAGTCCATGAAGCTTAGCATAGGACACGGCGGGTTCTTCAGCTTGCATAAGGAGGCTGCATTATAGGCCCCTTAGAGCGTATATATCTTGAAGAGTGGCACATTAGACAAAATGTAGTTGAGAATTCTATGTATTGATTGTTAAGAAAGCATTATTAATGAGTATATAGGTGATTAGGaatgagaaattagaagtttcaaaaCAAGTCACTGAATATGTACTAGAAACCTAGAACTGTTTTTCTTTCATTCAGTGGAACTTTAGTATGGCTGTTAATCTTGATTAATATGAGTTTTTTACTTCATAAATTGCAGTAGTTTTTAATGCCTTTGTCAACATAATTGTTGTTTGTCTTTATACTATTATGCACCCCCACGTGTTAATTGCTCCTTATGCTTAAAGCGTCAAAAGACCATTGGCTTTGACCATTTTGAGGCTCCAAATGATGATATTGATGGTTTATATAATATACTCGCATGCCAACTATTTTGAAAATGAGGCATAAGCATAGTAGTAGTTTGCTATAGAACATAGATTTGTGGGATGCTAATTTTTCGTCCCTTCACCTTTGATTTGGTTAAACTGTATTTTAACTGTTCCAGGTAGTTTGTAGTCTAGATTGTTTGGATGACTTTTAACTCCTGAAACCCCCTCTTCATAAAGTATGTGTTTTGCCGATTATGGTCTGATCATTCTATGTTATGGTGGAACTTttcatttcatatatatatatgaatgcaAGTGCAGTTTCACTTAAACAAGTGCATTTATCCCCTTGTGCCTCCAGATTGCTTCGGAAGGACTAAAGCACAGAGTATTTGAAGTCAGTTTGGCTGATCTTCAGAAGGATGAGGATCAATCTTTCAGGAAGATCCGCTTGAGGGCAGAAGATGTGCAAGGGAAGAATGTCCTCACAAACTTCTGGGTAAGATGAGATCCGTTTTAGACGATCATTTCTTCATGACTGTAGAATAGCCTTTTTCTTTTATGGACTGAATTTTAACCTTGCTGTTGAGtaacttcagggaatggatttcACAACAGACAAGTTGAGGTCTCTGGTAAAGAAGTGGCAGACATTGATTGAGGCTCATGTGGATGTCAAAACTACAGATAGCTACACTCTCAGGATGTTCTGCATTGCTTTTACAAAGAAACGTCCAAACCAGCAGAAGCGGACATGTTATGCTCAGAGCAGCCAGATCCGTCAGGTTTGTGGTACTTCTAGTTTAGGTCACTTATTTAATATTATCTCGCAAGTTCACTTTCAGTTACTTATTGACATGTTTGTCTTATTGTGTTAGATCCGTCGGAAAATGGTTGAGATCATGAGAAACCAAGCAAGTTCCTGTGACTTGAAGGAGTTGGTCGCAAAATTCATCCCTGAGTCAATTGGTAGAGAGATTGAGAAAGCGACTTCAAGCATCTTCCCACTGCAAAATGTTTATATTCGCAAAGTGAAGATCCTCAAGGCCCCAAAATTTGATATTGGCAAGCTGATGGAGGTAAGTTCCCTTTTGTTTTCTGTTTCCGTTCATGACATTGGCCGCCATGCGTGGATAGTTCAAAATTTACAATTAGATTATTCAAGTAACATCTTTTTTTTAACCTAACAATGAGACTCTTCTTTTTACAGGTTCATGGTGACTATTCAGAAGATGTTGGCGTGAAGTTGGATCGACCAGCTGATGAGACCGTTGCTGAGGCAGAACCTGAGATTCCTGGAGCTTAGACTTGTTTGATTTGGATTCTGTCTGAATATGGTGCTTGTCTTCTAAATTTATGAATTTGTTTTAGTTGAGGTGTCAAAGGCGCGGCCTAACAAAATATTGGATATCTTTCTTTGGTTACGTTTGATGTTAAACATTCATCAGAAATTAAGATATCGTTTTTATGCTAAGAAATCTTTGAATACTTTATTAGGACATAGATTCTTATGCATACTAGTGATATTGAAGCCTCATGATGGTTTTCTATCAAAACGGGCTCCGAGTCTTCAACAAGGCTGATAAAGGAACAACTATAGGCTATGATTTATTTGTGTTGCTGAGATTGTGAGGCTGCAGGAACTGCGATAACTGATGATAGGATTTGAGGGATTAGAGATTAATATGCAGGGTTACAAATGCTATTCCACCTAGTGAATACAAAACAAACGTTCTGCGAATGTTAATTTTTCAAATGGGCCCTGCAGCTTTGTGATGATAAGCTAGATTGAGAAAATTGGCTACAAGAGACAAGCAAACCCAAGAGCAGCAGAGAATAGCGAATAGTTGTTGCTTTTCTTTTCATTGCTCTTGGTTCAGCGTCTAGGAAAGGTTTCCTTATTTATGTTAACAAGATTTAGTAACACTCGTATCACTACAAGAATAGGGATTTTAAAGTAAATGCACCACTTGCAAGGATTCATTAACTTctaagggtcgtttggttggaaagaAGTTATTCTAGGATTAGTTATTCTATCTTTTAATGGGGATAAAAAAACATTACAATCCCGAGATTAATTATATTGCAATTTTCTATCATTTAGAATAAGCTCTTCTTAAATTTAATTTCGGAATTAATTATTCattatccctcgtaccaaactAGCCTCAGGGCTCCAAAGTGTCCCAAAGATTTATCACTCGCCCAAATCAATCTTATGCGAAGAATTTCGAATTACCTTCTCAGTCATCACAAAGCCATATTTCGGAAAGGGAATGATTATTTATCCAAAAAAGCCAACAACTATAGAATTCATGCATCAGCTGATCAAGATGAATTGATCAAATACATACGAGGGAGCATATCATAGGAGAGATGAGAAAAACATACATTTTAAAATGTTAATGAAACAAATATATttaaagcaacaacaacaataacaacagatcttgtgtaatcccacaagtagggtctggaGAGGATagtatgtatgcagaccttacccctaccttcaaAAAGATAGATAGgttgtttccggtagacccttGACTTATGAAAGAATTTAAAACGATATATAAACGATTGAAATCATTAGTAATAACAATGAAGGAATACATTTTATCATGTTAGTCAAAGTTAATTTAATTTGACGGAGCAAAAATTGACAAATATTTTGGAACATAATAGTTGTGATAGACCTATTAATCCAAGTGAATTCATTACTCTCCTTTTTATATTGTCCACCTTTATATTCTTCAAGGATAAAATTGGAAGCAATCTCACCATATCAATCCAAATAACCTCCCAACTGTAGAAGGAGTAGTGATCGTGAAGCTAATCAAGTAGCAGATGCATTGGCTAAATGGAGCATCATTCATGGGAATTCTATCTTTTATAACTGGAAAGATCTTCCCAATCAAGCTACAAGCCCATATATGATGGACAAGATACAATTATACAAATGGCTACATTTAGTCACAAGGGAAGAAGGAACTCTGTTACTGAATCTATGTAATTTTCTGCATAAGCACTTTTTGAGAACTCCTTTCATACATAGTTAGACTTCCTTACATAATATTGGTAAGAAAGCTACTCTATCCTTGTATTTGTTCTATTAGCAGTTATAAGTATGGTCTTTTGGATGTAATGAACAAAGGTCAGGTGAAGTCCCCCTATGTTATGTGCTCTTTTTGCTGGGATTAATATAAAAGGAAGGCGCGACCTAAAGtcgtaaaattttattaaaaaaatttgtTGTCTTTCAAACTTTAAGGGCCTATTCAGAATTTTCAAGAACTATGGGGTGCAGGCTGAGGCAGTGATGCCACTTACTAAAATCGTGGGTACAAAAAATGTATAACTTTCCAAGAAGAGGCTTCAGAGGATCCTCTTGCACGCAGCAATGGAAGCTGAGAAGAGGGTTGCGTCCAGCAAGAAAGCCGAAAATAACAGAGACAAGAAGATGACGAGAAAAGAGGTAACTTGGATCAACGTCTGCCCATTTTTCCCAAACACATCAATTTTTGAAAACCTAAAAAATACAAAGCAGTTTATTAACAGTTCAACATACTCTTTTTTGTTTTATGAAGGCAGATactggaaaagaagaagaaagtgcAAGAGATAATCAAAGCTGCTCTTTCTGAGAAAGACCCTCTTTCTTCCTTTCCATCTTTTCACCATTACAGCACAAAGGGTtcgcattttttattttattttagttatatcTATTGATACTGTACTATTTTGGAAAATTGAGAATGTCATAATTCCCAATTAAatgctttctcttttttctttttctttttttttggagggggggggggaggaggaggaggaggagggagGGGTCTTCCCATTGCACCAATGTAGTCAATCTTTTACATAAAATTTTACCCCATCAACTAATGATGCTTAAGTGAGTATGTATTTGCAAATGATACTAATCTAAGaaacataattttttaaaaatgtttttgaacttatatttgCACTCTATGCATATAGTATCATCAAATATGAtcaaaattttgtgaaaataatGAATTTCATGTattaaatagttttttttttaaattcataaTTCTTGATCAAGGAGAATATTAACATAAACTAACCTAAGTCAATGCTTATATTACAACTATATTAATTTTAGCTTGATGTAAACACGAGGTGCGAGTAAGTCTTTTTTCAGGTTGGGGTATGTGTTTTTCTGATTTGTAGCGAAGTGAAGGTAGTGAAAATCTCATCTTTCTGAAAGAGGACAACAAGAGCCCTCTTTTACCCTTTTCGAGAATTAAGTTATCCTTCTTTGCATAAGGGAATAAATTTAGTCATTAGGTGATAGCTTATGATCTTTCTCTAGCTATACAGTTTCTGacatatttttgtgcatattttCATTGGCCAGGAAAACTATTTAACCATAGTCTGTTATAGTTGTTTACTGTTATACTCTAGTCAATTTTCATATGTATAATGTATGATTTGATCACTAGATTTGTCTGTGTACTTGGACTCTGGACGCGGAGATTACCTCTCTTCTTCAGTAAAGCAGTATATTCAATACCTCCTCAAGGTATCAAAATTGGCTATCTTATTATATTCGAGTTTGGCTACAACAACAAATCCATGATGATAGGGATATTTCCTCTTTTCTGAAGGTATATGCCTTTTACAGGTGAATATGGAGGTGGCATATGGAACAGAATGGCCTAAAGAAGAGAAAGTAAAGCGCAGGGAGATGGTTTCTTCTGAAGCTCGTTATATATTTGTCTATGAAACCGTAAATGC
Above is a window of Nicotiana tabacum cultivar K326 chromosome 8, ASM71507v2, whole genome shotgun sequence DNA encoding:
- the LOC107794621 gene encoding small ribosomal subunit protein eS1, giving the protein MAVGKNKRISKGKKGGKKKAADPYAKKDWYDIKAPSVFDIKNVGKTLVTRTQGTKIASEGLKHRVFEVSLADLQKDEDQSFRKIRLRAEDVQGKNVLTNFWGMDFTTDKLRSLVKKWQTLIEAHVDVKTTDSYTLRMFCIAFTKKRPNQQKRTCYAQSSQIRQIRRKMVEIMRNQASSCDLKELVAKFIPESIGREIEKATSSIFPLQNVYIRKVKILKAPKFDIGKLMEVHGDYSEDVGVKLDRPADETVAEAEPEIPGA